From Humisphaera borealis, the proteins below share one genomic window:
- a CDS encoding transglutaminase family protein → MAIRVALTHRTRYRYPKPVWLSPHVVRLRPAPHCRTPILSYSLKVTPSDHFVNWQQDPYSNRLARLVFPKKTKEFAIEVDLVAELTVINPFDFFVDKYAEEFPFTYDETLQKELAPYLAAAPLTPKLTTFVEEARKCAAKEDGKNPRTIDFLVALNSKIQHAVKYLIRLEPGVQTPEETLEKACGSCRDSAWLMVQVLRNVGLAARFVSGYLIQLTPDVKSLDGPSGTAVDFTDLHAWTEVYLPGAGWIGFDATSGLLAGEGHIPLACTADPVTAAAITGFFSTDDQEVTEADPDDHALHGGGGDDGDFEFHMSVTRIHEDPRVTKPYTDEQWAAIEALGHQVDADLKKADVRLTMGGEPTFVSIDDMDGPEWNTTALGPMKYQRANELLRRLRDKFAPNGLLHHGQGKWYPGESLPRWSMGIYWRKDGEPIWKNKALFADEHNKTRVYTDEDARAFMHALVERLDISPRFINPGFEDVWYYLWKERRLPVNVDPFDSKLENKEDRQRLAKIFEQGLDKVVGYALPLRRDYYTDGTGAWVSGDWFFRPERMYLIPGDSPMGYRLPLDSIPWVVKSDYPFVHELDPWAERSPLPSRDAFSRQRYLTTSVREGTNPLGFQEQVLGPAETFDVGPEFRIGSGVGGSAGNGGIGRGPGTGSGTGPGSAANRGEPRFRRPARSETPPLQPVEGESAPWIVRTALCTEVRGGVLRVFMPPQRFLEDYLELVTAVEDTAEALQMPVLLEGYTPPYDIRLAHIKVTPDPGVIEVNTQPTETWDDLVKNTEILYEEARLSRLGTEKFMLDGRHTGTGGGNHIVVGSSIPSDSPFLRRPDLLKSLIGYWHNHPSLSFLFSGMFVGPTSQAPRVDEARNDQVYELEIAFKQVPDHGTIPPWLVDRIFRNLLIDSTGNTHRAEFCIDKLYSPDSATGRLGLLEMRAFEMPPHARMSLTQHLLLRALISKFWKQPYTHRLVRWKTEIHDRFLLPHFVKQDMEDVIDDLNEAGYPLQDEWFAPHMEFRFPHYGSIEQRGIVLDIRQAIEPWNVLGEEGAAGGTVRFVDSSVERLEVKVTGMVDSRHTIAVNGVRVPLHPTGQNGQFVAGVRYRAWQPPSCLHPTIGVHSPLIFDVIDNWAGRSIGGCTYNVSHPGGRSYDRFPVNAYEAESRRISRFFKFGHTPGKIRVIEPTVSKEFPFTLDLRRV, encoded by the coding sequence ATGGCCATTCGTGTTGCCCTGACTCACAGGACCCGCTATCGGTACCCCAAGCCCGTGTGGCTCTCGCCGCACGTCGTGCGCTTGCGCCCCGCGCCCCACTGCCGCACGCCGATCCTCAGCTACTCGTTGAAGGTCACGCCCTCCGATCACTTTGTGAACTGGCAGCAGGACCCGTACAGCAACCGGCTGGCCCGGCTGGTGTTTCCGAAGAAGACCAAAGAGTTTGCGATCGAAGTCGATCTGGTCGCCGAACTGACGGTCATCAATCCGTTCGATTTCTTCGTTGATAAGTACGCTGAAGAGTTCCCCTTTACCTACGACGAGACCCTGCAGAAGGAGCTGGCGCCCTACCTCGCCGCCGCCCCGCTGACACCGAAGCTGACGACCTTCGTCGAGGAAGCCCGCAAGTGCGCGGCGAAGGAAGACGGGAAGAACCCCCGCACGATCGATTTCCTGGTCGCGCTCAACTCCAAGATCCAGCACGCGGTTAAGTACCTGATCCGCCTGGAGCCCGGCGTGCAGACGCCGGAAGAAACCCTCGAAAAAGCCTGCGGCTCGTGCCGCGACAGCGCCTGGCTGATGGTGCAGGTGCTTCGCAACGTGGGGTTGGCGGCGAGGTTCGTGTCGGGCTACCTCATCCAGCTGACGCCGGACGTCAAATCGCTCGACGGTCCCAGCGGCACGGCCGTTGACTTCACCGACCTGCACGCCTGGACCGAAGTCTACCTACCCGGCGCAGGGTGGATCGGCTTCGATGCCACCAGCGGCCTGCTCGCCGGCGAGGGCCACATCCCGCTCGCCTGCACCGCCGATCCCGTCACCGCCGCCGCCATCACCGGCTTCTTCTCGACCGACGACCAGGAGGTCACCGAGGCCGACCCCGACGACCACGCGCTCCATGGGGGCGGCGGCGACGACGGCGACTTCGAGTTCCACATGTCGGTCACGCGAATCCACGAGGATCCGCGCGTCACCAAGCCCTACACCGACGAACAATGGGCCGCGATCGAAGCACTCGGCCACCAGGTCGATGCCGACCTGAAAAAGGCCGACGTCCGCCTGACCATGGGCGGTGAACCGACGTTCGTGTCGATCGACGACATGGACGGCCCGGAATGGAACACCACGGCCCTTGGGCCGATGAAGTACCAGCGCGCCAACGAGCTGCTCCGCCGGCTCCGCGACAAGTTCGCGCCCAACGGCCTGCTGCATCACGGGCAGGGCAAGTGGTACCCCGGCGAATCGCTCCCCCGCTGGTCGATGGGCATCTACTGGCGCAAGGACGGCGAGCCGATCTGGAAGAACAAGGCCCTCTTCGCCGACGAGCACAACAAGACCCGCGTCTACACCGACGAAGATGCCCGGGCGTTCATGCACGCGCTGGTCGAGCGGCTGGACATCTCCCCGCGATTCATTAATCCCGGCTTTGAAGACGTCTGGTACTACCTCTGGAAGGAACGCCGACTGCCCGTCAATGTCGACCCGTTCGACAGCAAGCTCGAGAACAAGGAAGACCGCCAGCGGCTGGCGAAGATCTTCGAGCAGGGGCTCGACAAGGTGGTCGGCTATGCCCTGCCGCTCCGCCGCGATTACTACACCGATGGGACCGGTGCCTGGGTGTCTGGCGACTGGTTCTTCCGTCCCGAGCGCATGTACCTGATCCCCGGCGATTCGCCGATGGGCTATCGGCTGCCGCTGGATTCGATTCCGTGGGTGGTCAAGAGCGACTACCCGTTTGTTCACGAGCTCGACCCCTGGGCCGAACGCAGCCCCCTGCCCTCGCGCGATGCGTTCAGCCGGCAGCGCTACCTGACGACCAGCGTGCGCGAAGGGACCAATCCGCTCGGGTTTCAGGAGCAGGTGCTCGGGCCCGCCGAGACGTTTGACGTTGGTCCGGAGTTCCGCATTGGATCGGGTGTCGGCGGTTCGGCCGGCAACGGCGGCATCGGTCGCGGGCCGGGAACCGGCTCCGGCACCGGCCCGGGATCGGCCGCCAATCGTGGCGAACCCCGCTTCCGCCGACCCGCACGGAGCGAAACCCCTCCGCTGCAACCGGTGGAAGGCGAATCCGCGCCATGGATCGTCCGCACCGCGCTGTGCACCGAAGTGCGCGGCGGCGTCCTCCGCGTGTTCATGCCGCCGCAGCGCTTCCTCGAAGACTATCTCGAGCTCGTCACGGCGGTCGAAGACACCGCCGAGGCGCTGCAGATGCCGGTCCTCCTCGAAGGCTACACCCCGCCTTACGACATCCGGCTGGCCCACATCAAGGTCACGCCCGACCCGGGCGTGATCGAGGTCAACACCCAGCCGACCGAAACCTGGGACGACCTGGTCAAGAACACCGAGATCCTTTACGAGGAAGCGCGCCTCAGCCGACTCGGCACCGAGAAGTTCATGCTCGACGGCCGGCACACCGGCACGGGCGGCGGCAACCACATTGTGGTCGGCAGTTCGATCCCGTCGGATTCGCCGTTCCTGCGCCGCCCCGACCTGCTCAAGAGCCTGATCGGCTACTGGCACAACCATCCGTCGCTGTCGTTCCTGTTCAGCGGCATGTTCGTCGGGCCGACGAGCCAGGCACCACGCGTGGACGAGGCCCGCAACGACCAGGTCTACGAACTGGAAATCGCGTTCAAGCAGGTCCCCGACCACGGCACCATTCCGCCGTGGCTCGTTGACCGGATCTTCCGCAATCTCCTGATCGACTCGACGGGCAACACGCACCGTGCAGAGTTCTGCATCGACAAGCTCTACTCCCCCGACAGCGCGACCGGACGCCTGGGGTTGCTCGAGATGCGGGCGTTCGAGATGCCGCCGCATGCCAGGATGAGCCTCACGCAGCACCTGCTGCTGCGGGCGCTGATCTCCAAGTTCTGGAAGCAGCCGTACACACACCGGCTCGTGCGGTGGAAGACCGAAATCCACGACCGCTTCCTGCTGCCGCACTTCGTGAAGCAGGACATGGAAGACGTCATCGACGACCTGAACGAAGCCGGCTATCCGTTGCAGGACGAGTGGTTCGCCCCGCACATGGAGTTCCGCTTCCCGCACTACGGCTCGATCGAGCAACGTGGCATCGTCCTGGACATCCGCCAGGCGATCGAACCCTGGAACGTGCTCGGCGAAGAAGGTGCCGCCGGCGGCACCGTGCGGTTCGTCGATTCGTCGGTCGAGCGCCTTGAGGTCAAGGTCACCGGCATGGTCGACTCGCGCCACACGATCGCCGTCAACGGCGTGCGCGTGCCGCTTCACCCGACGGGGCAGAACGGCCAGTTCGTTGCCGGCGTCCGCTACCGCGCCTGGCAGCCGCCCAGCTGCCTTCATCCGACCATCGGCGTCCATTCGCCGCTCATCTTTGACGTGATCGACAACTGGGCCGGTCGCAGTATCGGCGGGTGCACGTACAACGTATCTCACCCCGGCGGCCGCAGTTACGACCGATTCCCGGTCAACGCGTACGAGGCCGAAAGCCGTCGGATCAGCCGGTTCTTCAAGTTCGGGCACACACCGGGCAAGATCCGGGTGATTGAGCCGACCGTCAGCAAGGAGTTCCCGTTCACGCTCGACCTGCGGCGGGTGTAG
- a CDS encoding circularly permuted type 2 ATP-grasp protein, translating to MTVDVKDPPRPAPLPPPPAPGFAAGYVPRTANADEMVEADGSLRPHWRMFVSMLDDMGRAEVTRRWEQARRIIRENGITHNVYGDPNGLDRPWNLDLIPLLMPADQWRTVGQGLTQRARLLDRLLADLYGPAESIALGLLPPELVYANTGYLRPCHGIRPPKDRWLHLYAADIIRASNGQFMVLSDRTQVPSGAGYTLENRIVLSRTLPTAFRQCNVQRLAAFFMTLRQTLVNLAPANRENPRVVLLTPGPYNETYFEHAYLARYLGYTLVQGNDLTVRDGKVFLKTLSGLQRVDVIFRRVDDDYCDPLELFGGSFLGVPGLIEAVREGTVAVANALGSGVLQAPAILSFLPQLCRHFLGEELLMPSVQTWWCGDPNSLSYVLDNLSRLVVKPAYPTRGSDPEFGTEMTRDRLAQLASRIRAHPDRYVAQEQIETHNAPVLLSDQGSGPHVQSRRFVVRSYLVADGNGYDVMPGGLTRVTGSTDTLIVSLQQGGGSKDTWILSDGPVGDLTLLASASQPVELSRGGGDLPSRVADDLYWLGRYVQRAESYVRLTRAIFGRLTDPSVIESPTTIEALVHALLGRSKLGVGGKPDPSSNRRRQGAPTDRELVGEVFNAADRAGLRATIRHVHALARVLRDRISADAWRILQTIERDVADFNVNVDDDQVPTVLELLNKLMSGFLAFGGVAAESMTRGQSWRFLDMGARLERAGAIARLVNLMLVEADPAEESSLLDAVLEVADCSLTYRRRYLTQLEMPAVVDLLLADETNPRAVAFQVAAIEEHLRALPHAAAHPRQNPDLQAAMRLRGLIGLADIQSACDLNASTRPGLEKLLKDATEQLGAIADAVSQNYFSHATVSRRLIGPGEDRVG from the coding sequence ATGACCGTCGACGTCAAAGATCCCCCTCGCCCCGCGCCGCTGCCTCCGCCGCCCGCGCCCGGCTTCGCCGCCGGCTACGTGCCGCGCACTGCTAACGCCGACGAAATGGTCGAGGCCGACGGCTCGCTGCGTCCGCACTGGCGGATGTTCGTCAGCATGCTCGACGACATGGGCCGCGCCGAGGTCACCCGCCGCTGGGAGCAGGCTCGCCGGATCATTCGCGAGAACGGCATCACCCATAACGTCTACGGCGATCCCAACGGCCTGGACCGCCCGTGGAACCTCGACCTCATTCCCCTGCTCATGCCCGCCGACCAGTGGCGGACCGTCGGTCAGGGCCTTACCCAGCGGGCCAGGCTCCTCGACCGCCTGCTCGCCGACCTGTACGGCCCGGCCGAGTCCATCGCGCTGGGCCTGCTGCCACCCGAGCTGGTTTACGCCAACACCGGCTACCTCCGCCCGTGCCACGGCATTCGCCCGCCGAAGGATCGCTGGCTCCACCTGTACGCCGCCGACATCATCCGCGCCTCCAACGGGCAGTTCATGGTGCTGTCGGACCGCACCCAGGTCCCAAGCGGTGCCGGCTACACGCTTGAAAACCGCATCGTCCTCTCCCGCACGCTGCCGACCGCTTTCCGCCAGTGCAACGTCCAGCGCCTGGCCGCGTTCTTCATGACGCTGCGGCAGACGCTGGTGAACCTGGCCCCGGCCAACCGTGAAAACCCGCGAGTCGTCCTCCTCACGCCCGGCCCGTACAACGAAACCTACTTCGAGCACGCCTACCTCGCGCGCTACCTCGGCTACACGCTGGTCCAGGGCAACGACCTGACCGTCCGCGACGGCAAGGTGTTCCTTAAGACCCTCAGCGGCCTGCAGCGCGTCGATGTCATCTTCCGCCGCGTCGATGACGACTACTGCGACCCGCTGGAACTCTTCGGCGGATCGTTCCTGGGCGTGCCCGGCCTGATCGAAGCCGTCCGCGAAGGCACCGTCGCCGTCGCCAATGCCTTGGGCAGCGGCGTTCTGCAGGCGCCGGCAATCCTCTCGTTCCTTCCGCAACTCTGCCGGCATTTCCTCGGCGAAGAACTGCTGATGCCGTCGGTCCAGACCTGGTGGTGCGGCGACCCCAACTCGCTTTCCTACGTCCTGGACAACCTGTCCCGGCTTGTCGTCAAACCCGCCTATCCGACCCGCGGGTCCGACCCCGAGTTCGGCACCGAGATGACGCGCGACCGGCTCGCCCAGCTCGCGTCGCGCATCCGCGCCCATCCCGACCGCTACGTCGCCCAGGAACAGATCGAAACGCACAACGCGCCGGTCCTCCTCAGCGATCAGGGCAGCGGACCGCACGTGCAGAGCCGCCGATTCGTCGTCCGCTCTTACCTCGTCGCCGACGGCAACGGCTACGACGTCATGCCAGGCGGGCTGACCCGCGTCACCGGCTCCACCGACACTCTGATCGTCTCGCTGCAACAGGGCGGCGGCAGCAAAGACACCTGGATTCTGTCCGACGGGCCCGTCGGCGACCTGACGCTGCTGGCGTCGGCGTCGCAGCCGGTCGAGCTCAGTCGCGGCGGCGGCGACCTGCCCAGCCGTGTCGCCGATGACCTGTACTGGCTCGGCCGCTACGTCCAACGGGCCGAAAGCTACGTCCGCCTGACCCGCGCCATCTTCGGCCGGCTCACCGACCCCAGCGTCATCGAAAGCCCGACGACGATCGAAGCCCTGGTTCACGCCCTGCTGGGTCGCTCCAAGCTGGGTGTCGGCGGAAAGCCCGACCCCTCCTCCAACAGACGCCGACAGGGCGCACCCACCGACCGCGAACTGGTCGGCGAGGTCTTCAATGCCGCCGACCGCGCCGGGCTGCGGGCGACCATCCGCCACGTTCACGCGCTGGCCCGGGTGCTCCGCGACCGCATTTCCGCCGACGCCTGGCGCATCCTCCAGACGATCGAGCGCGACGTCGCCGACTTCAACGTCAATGTGGACGACGACCAAGTGCCCACCGTCCTGGAGCTGCTGAACAAGCTGATGAGCGGCTTCCTCGCCTTCGGCGGCGTGGCGGCCGAGTCGATGACCCGCGGCCAGAGCTGGCGCTTCCTCGACATGGGCGCACGCCTCGAACGCGCCGGCGCGATCGCCCGGCTGGTCAACCTGATGCTCGTCGAGGCCGACCCCGCCGAAGAGTCCAGCCTTCTCGATGCCGTCCTGGAAGTCGCCGACTGCTCGCTCACCTATCGCCGCCGGTATCTCACCCAGCTCGAGATGCCCGCGGTGGTCGATCTGCTGCTGGCCGACGAAACCAACCCGCGGGCCGTCGCGTTTCAGGTGGCGGCGATCGAAGAACACCTGCGTGCCCTGCCCCACGCCGCCGCCCATCCACGCCAGAACCCCGACCTGCAGGCGGCGATGCGGCTCCGCGGCCTGATCGGGCTGGCCGACATCCAGTCGGCGTGCGATCTCAACGCAAGTACCCGCCCGGGTCTGGAGAAGCTGCTGAAAGACGCGACCGAGCAGCTCGGCGCGATCGCCGACGCCGTTAGCCAGAACTATTTCAGCCACGCGACGGTCAGCCGCAGGTTGATCGGCCCTGGCGAAGACCGGGTGGGCTGA
- a CDS encoding C2 family cysteine protease encodes MFRSLVNAFRMSKTSHQTSTKAAKATKSISHFEQLEGRQLMSATYALQPVAATTAPALVITASAKADNIQFSRTATGGIAVSAEGKLVGVITKTVSQIVVNALGGNDRIIVDANVTVPATLNGGDGNDFLRGGGAKDILAGGNGNDTLVSIGGGSTDMLSGGAGRDGFWLDSTDTVSDADSAENGVGAVHKISSFVSYKTMVGGKAVTVTPSKELLGQNFADSDVSGYNAVGTINVKNQPLFSAAGPAADDIRQGNVGSCYFISTLSSVAAKNAERIRQSVVDLGDGTFAVRLKNGAADAYVRVDADLPMGKDGQLMGCRLGAGNSSWVAIMEKALTMFRTKSGNFANNGFASYKRIDGGFLDEGMGYLGVKNIEANKFGMNPFANGMAMFNWIATKAQQGKIVTFGTGKIGTFSGTPAVELHAYSVAGLSQDMFGQPILVLRNPWAKDGPIQQGANDGYIGLTMNEAMYVCAGVSAGNA; translated from the coding sequence ATGTTCCGTTCACTTGTCAATGCGTTCCGGATGTCCAAGACCTCTCACCAGACCTCCACCAAGGCCGCCAAGGCCACCAAGAGCATCAGCCACTTCGAACAACTCGAAGGCCGTCAGTTGATGTCGGCGACCTACGCCCTTCAGCCCGTCGCCGCCACGACCGCCCCGGCGCTCGTGATCACCGCCAGCGCCAAGGCCGACAACATTCAGTTCAGCCGTACCGCGACCGGCGGAATCGCCGTTAGCGCTGAAGGCAAACTGGTCGGCGTCATCACCAAGACCGTCTCGCAGATCGTCGTCAACGCCCTCGGCGGTAATGACCGAATCATCGTCGACGCCAACGTCACCGTCCCCGCCACCCTCAACGGCGGCGACGGCAACGACTTCCTCCGCGGCGGTGGCGCCAAGGACATCCTGGCCGGCGGCAACGGCAACGACACGCTCGTCTCTATCGGTGGCGGCAGCACGGATATGCTCTCCGGCGGCGCCGGCCGTGACGGCTTCTGGCTCGACAGCACCGACACCGTGAGCGATGCCGACTCTGCCGAGAACGGCGTCGGCGCGGTTCATAAGATCTCGTCGTTCGTCAGCTATAAGACCATGGTCGGCGGTAAGGCCGTGACTGTTACGCCGTCGAAAGAACTGCTCGGCCAGAACTTCGCCGACTCGGATGTCTCCGGCTACAACGCCGTGGGCACGATCAACGTGAAGAATCAGCCGCTGTTCTCCGCCGCCGGCCCGGCCGCGGATGACATCCGCCAGGGCAACGTCGGGTCGTGCTACTTCATCAGCACCCTCTCGTCGGTGGCCGCAAAGAACGCCGAGCGCATCCGCCAGAGCGTGGTCGATCTCGGCGACGGGACGTTTGCCGTGCGGTTGAAGAACGGCGCGGCGGATGCGTATGTCCGCGTGGACGCCGACCTGCCCATGGGCAAGGACGGCCAACTGATGGGCTGCCGCCTGGGTGCCGGCAACTCGAGCTGGGTCGCGATCATGGAGAAGGCCCTCACCATGTTCCGCACCAAGAGCGGCAACTTCGCCAACAATGGTTTCGCCAGCTACAAGCGGATCGACGGCGGGTTCCTCGACGAAGGCATGGGCTACCTCGGCGTGAAGAACATCGAAGCGAACAAGTTCGGGATGAACCCGTTCGCCAACGGGATGGCGATGTTCAACTGGATCGCGACCAAAGCGCAGCAGGGCAAGATCGTGACCTTCGGTACCGGCAAGATCGGCACCTTCAGCGGCACGCCCGCGGTCGAGTTGCATGCGTACTCGGTCGCCGGCCTCAGCCAGGACATGTTCGGCCAGCCGATCCTGGTGCTCCGCAACCCCTGGGCGAAGGACGGCCCGATTCAGCAGGGAGCCAACGACGGTTACATCGGCCTGACGATGAACGAAGCGATGTACGTTTGTGCCGGAGTCTCCGCGGGCAACGCCTAG
- a CDS encoding PEP-CTERM sorting domain-containing protein: protein MRFKITCGIAAIVGLALPMSSHGALVSWGTPQSIPNVNSVIASAGVTGLDGVDFGDSASGSTVVNNGSVNVNFTRMGFGTGSTALGNGISITSSGWTLDDPNSLNSILITSFGPVLDTKMGTSNTSASVTLSGLTIGTPYQVQIFSSSATADSFDTMTVSGSAAFGTHAAGAGKTIQGTFTANATTQALSFTASGGDTPAINALTIGTVPEPSSAIFGGLGVVGLVLGRRRK from the coding sequence ATGCGATTCAAGATAACGTGCGGCATCGCGGCGATCGTGGGCTTGGCCCTTCCGATGTCCTCCCATGGTGCCCTCGTCAGCTGGGGTACCCCACAGTCGATCCCCAACGTCAATTCGGTGATCGCCAGCGCCGGCGTCACAGGGCTTGACGGGGTAGATTTCGGGGACTCTGCAAGCGGATCGACCGTCGTCAACAACGGTTCTGTCAACGTCAACTTCACGCGCATGGGATTTGGTACGGGATCGACGGCTCTCGGCAATGGCATCAGCATTACGAGCAGCGGTTGGACATTGGATGACCCCAATTCCTTAAACTCGATCTTAATCACTTCATTTGGGCCCGTTCTCGATACCAAAATGGGCACGAGTAACACCTCGGCCAGCGTTACCCTGTCGGGTCTGACCATCGGCACGCCGTATCAGGTGCAGATCTTCTCGTCGTCCGCGACTGCCGATTCCTTCGATACCATGACCGTCTCCGGAAGTGCGGCTTTCGGTACTCATGCAGCCGGTGCTGGCAAGACCATTCAAGGGACATTCACCGCCAACGCGACGACTCAGGCACTCAGCTTCACCGCCTCGGGCGGCGATACGCCTGCCATCAACGCCCTCACGATCGGCACCGTTCCGGAACCGTCCTCGGCGATTTTCGGTGGACTGGGTGTTGTTGGCCTGGTGTTGGGTCGCCGACGAAAATAA
- a CDS encoding YqcC family protein yields the protein MRSRRSCGGSATGPTSPPDFQEAVEAGEVRSFMDAPSFELWLQCVFLPNARAAARSDHLPIHSQVGLMAMRQYDYHSHVPEAQGLLKLLQDFDELIEGESS from the coding sequence ATGCGATCGAGGCGGAGTTGCGGCGGATCGGCTACTGGTCCGACGTCCCCCCCCGATTTCCAGGAAGCCGTCGAGGCTGGGGAAGTCCGCTCGTTCATGGACGCGCCGTCGTTCGAGCTGTGGCTCCAATGCGTCTTCCTCCCCAACGCACGGGCGGCCGCCCGGAGCGACCACTTGCCAATCCATAGCCAGGTCGGCCTCATGGCGATGCGGCAATACGATTACCACTCCCACGTGCCGGAAGCGCAGGGACTGCTGAAACTGCTTCAAGACTTTGATGAACTGATCGAAGGCGAAAGCAGCTAG
- a CDS encoding aminotransferase class I/II-fold pyridoxal phosphate-dependent enzyme — protein sequence MSTKPFQIDVSPRIQRLPPYLFGRINKMKYEKRVAGVDIIDLGMGNPTDPTPDVVVDKLKEAAIDPRNHRYSVSNGIAGIRKEVAKKYKQKYGVELDPETEVIATIGSKEGFSHLCLAMLGPGDTIVVGDPAFPIHIYAPAMAGANVIRVPLGNDQAFLDRIEKVFVEIYPKPKLLILNYPHNPTSITIEPWFWDKAIEMCRRHGVMIISDFAYGEINFDGYKAPSFLAAAGSKEIGVEFTTMSKSYNMAGWRVGFCCGNKEMIKALATIKGYYDYGHFAPIQIASVIAMRECKETPAIQSKMYQERRDVVCAGLDKLGWEYTKPMASMFVWAKINPAHYKKNEDSIDFCLRMMDDAEVALAPGRAFGEQGEGWVRIALVENEHRLKQAMRNLERALNPRPPKKEKKQTAGAA from the coding sequence ATGAGCACCAAACCGTTTCAGATTGACGTCTCTCCCCGTATTCAGCGTCTTCCCCCTTACCTTTTCGGCCGCATCAACAAGATGAAGTACGAGAAGCGGGTGGCCGGCGTCGACATCATCGACCTGGGCATGGGCAACCCGACCGACCCCACCCCCGATGTCGTCGTCGACAAGCTCAAGGAAGCCGCGATCGACCCCCGCAACCACCGCTACTCGGTCAGCAACGGCATCGCCGGCATTCGCAAGGAAGTCGCCAAGAAGTACAAGCAGAAGTACGGCGTCGAACTCGACCCCGAGACCGAAGTCATCGCCACCATCGGCTCCAAGGAAGGCTTCAGCCACCTGTGCCTCGCGATGCTCGGACCCGGCGACACCATCGTCGTCGGCGACCCCGCCTTCCCGATTCACATTTACGCCCCGGCGATGGCCGGTGCCAATGTCATCCGCGTGCCGCTGGGCAACGACCAGGCCTTCCTCGACCGGATCGAAAAGGTCTTCGTCGAGATCTACCCCAAGCCCAAGCTGCTGATCCTCAACTACCCGCACAACCCGACCAGCATCACGATCGAACCCTGGTTCTGGGACAAGGCGATCGAAATGTGCCGCCGGCATGGCGTGATGATTATCTCCGACTTCGCGTACGGCGAAATCAACTTCGACGGCTACAAGGCGCCCAGCTTCCTGGCCGCCGCCGGCTCGAAGGAGATCGGCGTCGAGTTCACGACCATGTCCAAGAGCTACAACATGGCCGGCTGGCGCGTCGGCTTCTGCTGCGGCAACAAGGAGATGATCAAGGCGCTCGCGACCATCAAGGGCTACTACGACTACGGCCACTTCGCCCCGATCCAGATCGCCAGCGTCATCGCGATGCGCGAGTGCAAGGAAACGCCCGCCATCCAGAGCAAGATGTACCAGGAGCGCCGCGACGTCGTCTGCGCCGGCCTCGACAAGCTCGGCTGGGAGTACACCAAGCCCATGGCGAGCATGTTCGTGTGGGCGAAGATCAACCCCGCGCACTACAAGAAGAACGAGGATTCGATCGACTTCTGCCTCCGCATGATGGACGACGCCGAGGTTGCCCTGGCCCCCGGCCGCGCCTTCGGCGAACAGGGCGAAGGCTGGGTCCGCATCGCGCTGGTCGAGAACGAACACCGCCTCAAGCAGGCGATGCGCAACCTCGAACGCGCCCTGAACCCGCGCCCGCCGAAGAAGGAAAAGAAGCAGACGGCCGGGGCGGCGTAG